The nucleotide sequence AAAATGTTTTTATAAGAATCGCTGGTATCAGCTTTAAGTAATAGTAGAATGTATTCTTTTACAAGAGTATAGGTCTTTCCAGACCCTGCCGAAGCATTATAAATGGTAAATGAATTTTTTTGAGACAAACTTTAGATTTTGATGTTGAAATTAAGGAAAATTAATGGAGCTTATAGATAGTAATTTCTATAAGAAGCAATTTAATCTTTAAGTATTTTATAACACAAAAATATTTTTAATAATCCCCTTAATGCCTAAATTTGGAACAATAGATAGAATAATAACTAAAAAAAGATATAATTATGGCTTTTGAGTTACCAAAATTAAAATATGCCTTTGATGCATTAGAACCAAATATAGACGCTAAAACAATGGAAATTCATCATGATAAGCATCATGCTGGATATACCAATAAATTGAACGATGCTATTGAAGGTACAGATCTTGAAGGTAAAACTATAGAAAACATACTTAAAAATCTAGATATGTCTAATACCGCTGTTAGAAACAATGGTGGTGGATTTTATAATCACAGTCTTTTCTGGGAAGTAATGTCTCCAGATGGAGGAGGTAAGCCAGAAGGTGATCTAGCTAAAGCTATAGATAACGCTTTTGGTTCTTTCGAGTCTTTCAAAGATGAATTTTCTAAAGCAGCTGCTTCTAGATTTGGATCTGGATGGGCGTGGCTATGTGTGCATGAAGGTGGAAAAGTAGAAGTATGTTCTTCTCCAAATCAGGATAATCCATTAATGCCTAAAGTTGGATGCGGTGGAACTCCAATTCTTGGATTAGATGTATGGGAACATGCATACTATTTAAACTATCAGAATCGTAGACCAGAATATATTGAAAGTTTTTTCAATGTTATAAACTGGACAGAAGTTGCTAGCAGATATGCTAAAGAAAAATAGTTTAGTTTTAAGTGTATAAAAAAGCCTGCTACTTTTAAAGTAGCAGGCTTTTTTTGTGTTTTGAAACTGTTGTAAAATAAAAAAAGGCGGATAAGATATCCACCTTTTTTTGCCCCAAATCTACCATGAACTTAACCTACTTATGCTATGGCTCTGCTAATATACACGATTACTTAGCTTGTGCAAACACTTTTAGATGAACTACGTAGATATTAGTTAAACGACCTGAGCCGTCAAATAAAATTATATTCTTGTAAGACTATGCTTAATAAGCTCGGTCCTTATTTCCTTCGAAAAAATTAATGAAAGCCCTGTTAACCACCCTGTTACCTCCAGGAGTTGGATAATCTCCGGTAAAATACCAGTCTCCTAAATTATCTGGAATAGCTTTATGTAAATTCTCTACGGTTTGATAAATGATCTTCACTTTCGTCTTTACTTCAGGCTCACTTAGCAGCTCTGCAATCTTATCTGAAATTTGCTGATCTGTAAACGGCTCATAGATCTCTTTCACAAAATTCTTCACTTCTGTATCTGCTAGATCTACCTGTTTTTTGCATTTATCATAAACAGATTCTACTATCTGGTATTGGTTCGTATCTTTTAAAAGCTCAAGTGCTGCTCTAAAAGCAACAAAGTCTTCGAGGCGAGCCATATCAATTCCATAACAGTCTGGATATCTAATTTGTGGAGCAGAAGAAACTACAACTAATTGTTTAGGCTTCAATCTATCCATCATTTTAATGATACTTTTTTTAAGGGTTGTCCCTCTAACAATACTATCATCAATAATTACCAGGTTGTCTTCCGGCTTTACTACGCCGTAAGTAATATCATAAACATGTGTTACCAGATCGTCTCTACTGCTATCTTCAGTAATAAAGGTTCTTAGTTTAACATCTTTAACTGCTATCTTTTCCGTTCTAAGGCGATGTGCTAATATTTGCTTTAATCGCTCATCTGTTAGCGTTTCTTTTTCGTCTAAGATTGCCTGATTCTTCTGTTTGTTCAATTCATCCTGAGCTGCTTCCACCATTCCATAGAAGGAGGTTTCAGCAGTATTTGGGATATAGGAGAATACGGTGTTTAATGTGTCGTGATCTATAGACTTTAATACCTCCGGCATTAGAAGTCTTCCCAGCATCTTGCGTTCTTTGTAAATTTCTGCATCACTTCCTCTAGAAAAATAGATACGCTCAAAAGAACATGCTTTTCTCTCTAAAGGTTCTAAGATCTGTTTAATGTTTACTTCTCCACTTTTCTTAGTAATAATAGCGTGGCCAGGATCAAGTTCTTTAACATCTTCAAAGTTTACGTTGAAAACTGTTTGAATAACCGGTCTTTCTGAAGCTACTACAACAACTTCATCATCTTGGTAATAGTACGCAGGTCTAATTCCTGAAGGATCTCTTAAGACAAAAGAATCTCCGTGACCTAATAATCCGGCCATAGCGTATCCACCATCCCAATTCTTTGCAGATTTTCTTAAGATCTTAGCAACATTAAGTCTTTCTGCGATAAGGGGAGAAGCTTCTACTTTAGTATAACCTTCTTTTTTAAGTTTCTTATATAATTTTCTTACTTCATCATCTAGAAAATGTCCGATCTTTTCCATTACGGTAACCGTATCAGCACGTTCTTTAGGATGTTGTCCCAGTTCCACCAAATTGTCGAATAATTGGAAAACATTGGTCATATTAAAGTTTCCGGCAACAATTAGATTTCTATGCATCCAGTTGTTTTGGCGAAGGAATGGATGTACGCTCTCTATAGAGTTCTTACCAAAAGTTCCATATCTAACGTGTCCTAAAAAAAGTTCTCCTATATATGGGATCTCCTTTTTTTGAAGCGCTACATTATCTGCATACTCCGGATGCGCTATAATTTCTTCATTAATGCGCTCATTAATTTGATTAAAGATATCCTGAATAGGCTGTGCAGCATTAGATCTTAATCTGCTAATATATCTATCTCCTGGAGCTGTGTTTAATTTGATACTTGCAAAACCGGCGCCATCTTGTCCACGGTTATGCTGCTTTTCCATTAATAGATACATTTTATTCACCCCATAAAAGGCAGTACCATATTTTTCTTTATAATATTCTAATGGCTTAAGTAATCTTATAAGTGCAATACCGCACTCATGTTTTAAAGCATCGCTCATAATAAATACCTTTCGGTTTGCAAGGGTTAAAAAATATTTGTCACAAAAAAAGCCCCGAAATTACAGGGCTTTAGTTGGCGTTAATTCTATATCAAACTGGGTTAAGCTCTTAAACTCTTTTAAGCGTTCTTGAATTTCATCCTGTTTTAGTTCTATCATTCTTTCTGTTCCAAATTTCTCTACACAGAAGGAGGCCATTCCAGAACCATAAATTACAGCGTTCTTTAAATTTTCAAAAGAAAGGTCCTCTGTTTTTGCCAAATAACCGGTAAATCCACCTGCAAAAGTGTCTCCGGCACCTGTTGGATCAAATACCTCTTCTAAAGGAAGGGCAGGGGCAAAAAAGATCTGATCTTTATGGAATAGCAATGCTCCATGTTCACCTTTTTTGATCACTACATATTTTGGCCCTAATTTCTCGATCTTTCTTGCAGCTTTAACTAAAGAATGTTCGTTAGTTAGCTGGCGAGCTTCTTCATCATTAATAGTAATTACATCTACCTTAGCAATGACATTCATAAGATCATCCCAGGCATTGTCCATCCAGAAATTCATAGTGTCTAAAACTACCAGTTTTGGATTCTCCACCTGTTCCAGTACACTTAATTGTACCAAAGGGTGCAAATTCCCTAACATTATGATCTCTGCATCTTTATATGCTTGAGGAACAACCGGATTAAAATCTGCCAATACATTTAATTGTGTATCTAAAGTATCGCGGGTATTAAGATCATTATGATATTTACCGCTCCAGAAAAAAGTTTTTCCTCCTTTTACAACTTCAAGACCATCAATGTTAATTCCGTTAGAAGTTAACAGATCTAAATGCTCCTGAGGAAAATCATCTCCTACTACAGAAACTATAGCATTGTCTACATCAAATTGTGCCGATGATAACCCAATATAAGTGGCTGCACCACCTAAAATCTTATCGGTTTTTCCAAATGGGGTTTCAATTGCATCGAAGGCTACCGTACCTACTATCAATAATTTACTCATAACTGTGTTTGAAATTATGCCGCAAATATACGCTTTGTTTTTCAAGGCGTTGGGCAATTTTAGAAATTTAGAAGAATGATTTAATACTTTTTAACTCTCTGTAAAACCTTCATCTAATAGGAGTCTGGGTTGTTTAGAAGCTGTTACAGCTAGAAAGTCACAACGCTCATTTTGAAGATGATTATTATGTCCTTTAATCCACTTAAAATCTACTTTCTGCTTTCTGTACTCCTCCAAGAATTTTTTCCAAAGATCTGTATTCTTTCTTTCTTTGAACTTTTTTTTCTCCCAGCTAAATACCCAGCCTTTCTTTACAGAATCTACAACGTATTTAGAATCTGTAAAAACCAGGACTTCTGTACCGGGATTTTTTAATTTTTTGAGTGCTTCTATTACGGCCAGCAATTCCATTCTATTATTAGTAGTATGCTTAAAGCCTTGAGCGAATTCCTTTCGGTAAGGTTTTCCTACCCATTCCATGACAACGCCATATCCTCCGGGTCCTGGATTTCCTCTAGCGGCACCATCGGTGTAAATGTGTACTTGTGGTTGATTCAAATTATTTAGATTCTAAAAGTTTCTGGATAACTTCTGGGAAGTGTTGATATTCTAATTGATGTATTTTGGAGGCTACATCTGTAACTTTATAATGTGCTTCTACAGGAATAGTGCTCTGAAAGATAATTTCACCTTCATCATATTTTTCATTTACATAATGTATAGTAATACCGGTTTCTTTTTCTTTCTCTGCAATTACTGCAGCATGTACCCTGTCTCCAAACATTCCCTTTCCGCCAAATTTTGGTAGCAGGGCAGGATGGATGTTAATAACCTTATTTGGAAAATGTCTCAGGATCTTATTAGGGAAAAGCCATAAAAAACCAGCGAGAACTATAAGATCTGGATTAATATCTTTTAGTACATTTAATACTTCATTGGTGTCTACAAACGCATGTTTATCAAAATAAAGTGCTTTTACGTTTAGATCGTGCGCTCTTTTTAGCACCTTTGCGCTACGTTTATTGGAAAAAACAGCCACAACATTGCCCAAATCTGATTTTTGGAAATATTTTATTATATTTTCTGTATTGGTGCCAGAACCCGATGCAAAAACAACGATCTTCTTTGATACTCTATGCTGTGGTGAATTCAAACCTCTTGTATTAACAATTATTAAAGGTAAAAATAAAGGGTTTAAATGAAATTTCCGTAAATTACCGACACATTTTTAAAGTAAAAACCGGTTTTAAAATAAAGTTTTTTATTTTTGCCACTTAATCAAAATTAAAATAGAATATTATGTCAGACATTGCATCAAGAGTAAAAGCGATTATCGTTGACAAATTGGGAGTTGACGAGAATGAAGTTGTTAACGAAGCCAGCTTCACCAACGACTTGGGCGCTGATTCATTAGACACTGTGGAACTAATTATGGAATTCGAAAAAGAATTTGATATCCAAATTCCAGATGACCAAGCTGAGAACATTGCCACAGTTGGTCAAGCAATTTCTTATATCGAAAAAGCAAAATAAAAAAGAATAGTACTATATGGAGTTAAAGCGAGTTGTAGTTACAGGCTTAGGAGCCCTGACACCTATTGGAAACAATGTTGAAGAATATTGGAATGCACTAGTGTCTGGTAAAAGCGGAAGCGCCCCTATCACCTATTTTGATACCGAAAAATTCAAAACTAAATTCGCTTGTGAGCTCAAAAATTTTAATGCACTAGATTTCTTTGACCGTAAAGAAGCCCGAAAACTAGACAGATTTGCACAGTATGCTATTGTAGCTTCAGATGAGGCTATCAAAGATTCTGGAATAGATCTGGATGTTGTTAACAAACATCGTGTTGGAGTGATTTGGGGAGCTGGAATTGGTGGACTAGAAACTTTTCAAGATGAAGTTATTAACTTTTCTGAAGGTGATGGAACGCCAAGATTCAATCCGTTCTTTATTCCTAAGATGATCGCAGATATTGCCCCTGGCAATATTTCTATTCGTCATGGGTTTATGGGGGCAAATTACACTACGGTTTCTGCATGTGCTTCTGCAGCCAATGCTATGTTTGATGCCTTAAATAATATTCGCTTGGGATATAGTGATGTTATTGTAACAGGTGGATCTGAAGCAGCGGTTACAAAAGCAGGTATGGGTGGATTTAATTCCATGCACGCACTATCTACTAGAAATGAAAGCCCGGAAACAGCTTCCAGACCTTTTGACGCTACCAGAGATGGTTTTGTTCTTGGGGAAGGAGCCGGAGCTCTTATTCTTGAAGAATACGAGCATGCAAAAGCTCGTGGCGCAAAGATCTATGCTGAATTTGTTGGAGGTGGACTTTCATCTGATGCTTATCATATGACGGCACCACATCCAGAAGGTTTAGGTGTTATTGCGGTGATGGAAAGTTGTTTGCAGAACGCTGGTTTAAAACCAGAAGATGTAGATCATATTAATACTCATGGAACTTCTACTCCACTTGGAGATGTAGCAGAATTAAAAGCTATCTCAAAAGTATTTGGAGAACACGCCAAGAATATTAATATAAATTCTACAAAGTCCATGACTGGACATCTTCTAGGTGCAGCTGGGGGTATTGAAGCGGTTTCAGCTATTTTAGCTATGAAACACGGAATTGTTCCTCCAACCATTAATTTTGAGCACGCAGATGAAAATATTGATCCGGAATTAAATCTTACTCTTAACAAAGCGCAAAAACGCGATGTGAAAGTAGTGATGAGCAATACATTTGGATTTGGTGGTCATAACGCCTGTGTACTATTTAAAAAGTTAGATGAATAACCCAATTGTTATGAGTGTTATTCGAAACATATTAAATTCCCGTTCTTCTAAAGACGGGAATTTTTTTATGGCTATTCAGAAAATTCTGGGTTTTAAACCTAAGAATATTGGTCATTACAAAAAAGCCTTTACCCACCGCTCTTTAAATCAAAAAGATCAGGAAGGGAATGCGGTAAATTTTGAACGAATGGAATTCCTTGGAGATGCTATGCTTAGTGCTGTAATAGCAGCCTATTTGTTTAAAACCGTTCCTGGAGGGAATGAAGGATATCTTACCAAAATGCGTTCTAAGATCGTTAGTAGAAAGCATTTAAATGAACTTGGAAAAGATCTTAATCTAATAGATTTTGTTCAAACCAACATTCCTAAAGAACAATTTGGTGCCAATATTCATGGGAATCTGTTTGAAGCGTTAATAGGTGCTATTTACGGTGACAAAGGTTATAAATATTGCAAGAAATTTATTTACGATAGGGTTATCAATCCTTATGTAGATATAGAGCAGTTGGAAGGAAAAGTAATAAGTTATAAAAGCCTTTTAATTGAGTGGTGTCAAAAGACTAAAAAAACCTTCAACTTTGAAGTTTATGACGATACCGGAAATGATGAGGTTAAACATTTTGCGGTAAAATTGAGGATAGATGAAAGAGTGGTTGCAAAAGCTAGAGCCACTTCTAAGAAAAAAGCAGAAGAAAAGGCCTCGAAACGCGCTTATTACGCACTTCAGAATAAAATTGAGATCAATTAATAATTCCTTCTGAGCTACAACGTTTTCGTAGAAATATCCTAAAATATACCCGCTAATCTTTAGAATTTGGCAATCTTATTATATCTTTAGCTTTAAAGATTAGAAGTATGTTATCTCACAAATTGGAGTTTGATGATATAGATTATTATCAATTAGTGGCTATTCATAGTTCTATGGAAGAGTATAAAATGGCTTATTTTTTAAATAAGCATTTAGACCTTCGCTTGAAACGCTCCCATTTCGATCTAGATTTTAATCATGGAGAAATTCAGGCACTCTATCCACTTTTCGATTTTAAAGAACCAGAAAATTACCGCAGCTATTATCTTATAAAGAATAAATTTAAAGGCTCGATTAAGAAAGTTGTAAGTTCTGGCTCATTATTTATTGAAGAAGACATGTCATCTCAAATTACGTATCTAATACCTGAATATAAGGAAGTAGATTATTTTTTGAAGATAGAAGATGATACAGAAGGAGAGGAGCAAAGCATTATAAATAAGATAGCTTTTATACCACAAGTTATCACAACATATATGGTTGATATCAATCAACTAAAATCAAAGAACAATTTAATTTTAGACTAATGCCAACAAACAAAAGAACAAAGATTGTAGCCACTTTAGGCCCTGCTACTAGTGAGAAATCTGTATTAAAAGATATGCTTGAGGCGGGAGTTAATGTGTTTAGAATCAATTTTTCTCACGCAGATTATGAAGATGTGCGAGAGCGTGTTAAGATGATTCGTGAATTAAATGAAGAATTTGGTTATTCTGCAGCCATTCTAGGAGATCTTCAAGGCCCAAAACTAAGAGTAGGGGTAATGAAGGAGGAAGTAATAGTTAATCCTGGAGATAACATTGTATTTGCTACCGGAAAACCATTTAAAGGAACAGCAGAAAGAGTTTATATGAATTATGAAACCTTTCCGCAAGATGTGAAGAAAGGGGAAAGAATTTTGTTAGATGATGGAAAATTGATCTTTGAAATTGTTAGTACCAATAAAAAAGATGAAGTTGTAACCAAGGTTATTCAAGGAGGTCCTTTAAAATCTAAGAAAGGGGTTAACCTTCCAAATACCAATATTTCACTTCCTGCCTTAACAGAGAAAGATGTTAAGGATGCTATTTTTGCATGTGAGCTGGAAGTAGATTGGATCGCTCTCTCTTTTGTAAGACATGCTGAAGATCTTATGGAATTACAAAAATTGATCAGTGAACACAGTGATCATAAAATTCCGATCATATCAAAAATTGAAAAACCGGAAGGTGTTAAGAATATAGATAAGATCGTTGCTTATTGCGATGGTTTAATGGTAGCTCGTGGAGATCTAGGTGTTGAAATTCCTGCTCAGGAAGTTCCATTAATTCAAAAGCAATTGGTGCTTATCGCTAAAAAAGCTAGAATTCCGGTTATTATTGCAACCCAAATGATGGAGACCATGATCACTAGCCTTACTCCAACAAGAGCAGAGGTGAATGACGTTGCAAACTCTGTAATGGATGGTGCAGATGCTGTGATGTTAAGTGGTGAGACTTCTGTAGGGAAATATCCAGTACAGGTAATAGAGAAGATGTCTCAGATCATTCAAAGTGTTGAGAACTCTCCTTTAATTAAAGTTCCTCATGATCCACCACATGTACGTACCAAAAGATATATTACTAAAGCAATTTGTTATCATGCTGCTATTATGGCCAATGAGATCAAGGCTAAAGCTATTTGTACTTTAACAAATAGTGGATATACCGCTTTCCAGATCTCTGCATGGAGACCAGAATCTAATATTTTGGTATTTACTTCTAATAGAAGAATTCTTTCTCAACTTAGTCTGTTATGGGGGGTTAAAGCTTTTTATTACGACAAGTTTGTGAGCACAGATGAAACTATAGACGATATAAATGAAATTGCACGTAAAAATAAATATGTAGCTAAAGGAGATTTCCTCATCAACCTTGCTGCAATGCCAATTACAGATCGTGGAATGGTAAATACCCTTCGTGTTTCTGAAATTGAATAACTATAAATAATTGTTACGTCGAGCGGAGCCGAGCCGAGACGTTTTAGTAATTAACTAAAAGCAATTAAAATATTAAAGCCACGAATGCATGAATAAAATTAAATTCGTGTATTCGTGGTTTTATTTTTTCAGAATTAAACTGAAATATTTTATTTCTGAAATGCTAAAATTCAAATTTTAACTGTACCGCTATTTCTTTATTGTTGCCTTTTTCTTCATCTTTCCCCGTGTTTAAATTAGACAAAGTAATTCCTAATAAACGCACAGATTCTTTCATCTTTTCCTGATAGAGAAGTTCTTTGGCGGTTTCGAGAATTAAGTCCTTATCAGAAATAAAATAAGATAAGGTTTTACTTCTTGTTTGCTGACTAAAATCACTGTATTTGATCTTCAATGTGACCGTCTTGCCTGCAACTTTTCCTTTTTTTAATCTTTTTTCAATCTCTTCGGAAATGTTCTGCAGCCTTTCTAGCATAAATATTTCTGAAGAAATATTGGTGTCGAAAGTTCTTTCTGCGCCTAAAGATTTTCTTATTCTATCTGGTTTTACTTCGCTTAAATGAATTCCTCTCACCACTTTATAATAATGAGCTCCACTCTTTCCAAAGTGCTCTGTTAGAAATTCTTCAGATTTTTGCTTAAGATCAAATCCGTTGAAGATACCAAACTGATACATTTTCTCTGCAGTTACCTTACCTACACCATGAAATTTCCTGATCTGTAATTTTTCCAAAAACTCCTCGATCTCTTCCGGATGTACCGTTTTCTGTCCATTTGGTTTATTATGATCGCTGGCGATCTTAGCAATGAATTTATTGATTGATATCCCAGCAGAAGCGTTTAAACCTGTTTTTTCTTTGATCTTAGCCCGAATTTCTTTTGCAATAAGTGTGGCACTCGGATTTCCTTTTTTATTCTCGGTAACATCTAAATACGCTTCATCTAAAGACAGCGGTTCTACCAGATCTGTGTATTCTAAAAAGATCTCTCTAATTTGAGTGGAAACTTCTTTGTAGCGCTCAAACCTTGGCTTCACAAAAATAAGGTCTGGGCAGTTGCGTTTGGCTATAATACTGCTCATAGCACTGCGCACGCCAAATTTTCTAGCTTCATAACTGGCTGCTGCTACAACACCACGTTCTGCACTTCCCCCAACAGCTATTGGTTTGCCCACAAGTTCAGGATTATCCAACTGTTCTACAGAAGCGTAAAATGCATCCATATCTACATGTATGATCTTTCTATGGTGTAAACCTTCTTTCACAGTGCAAATTTAACGAATCTACAGTATTAAAGTAT is from Gillisia sp. Hel1_33_143 and encodes:
- a CDS encoding superoxide dismutase, coding for MAFELPKLKYAFDALEPNIDAKTMEIHHDKHHAGYTNKLNDAIEGTDLEGKTIENILKNLDMSNTAVRNNGGGFYNHSLFWEVMSPDGGGKPEGDLAKAIDNAFGSFESFKDEFSKAAASRFGSGWAWLCVHEGGKVEVCSSPNQDNPLMPKVGCGGTPILGLDVWEHAYYLNYQNRRPEYIESFFNVINWTEVASRYAKEK
- a CDS encoding amidophosphoribosyltransferase translates to MSDALKHECGIALIRLLKPLEYYKEKYGTAFYGVNKMYLLMEKQHNRGQDGAGFASIKLNTAPGDRYISRLRSNAAQPIQDIFNQINERINEEIIAHPEYADNVALQKKEIPYIGELFLGHVRYGTFGKNSIESVHPFLRQNNWMHRNLIVAGNFNMTNVFQLFDNLVELGQHPKERADTVTVMEKIGHFLDDEVRKLYKKLKKEGYTKVEASPLIAERLNVAKILRKSAKNWDGGYAMAGLLGHGDSFVLRDPSGIRPAYYYQDDEVVVVASERPVIQTVFNVNFEDVKELDPGHAIITKKSGEVNIKQILEPLERKACSFERIYFSRGSDAEIYKERKMLGRLLMPEVLKSIDHDTLNTVFSYIPNTAETSFYGMVEAAQDELNKQKNQAILDEKETLTDERLKQILAHRLRTEKIAVKDVKLRTFITEDSSRDDLVTHVYDITYGVVKPEDNLVIIDDSIVRGTTLKKSIIKMMDRLKPKQLVVVSSAPQIRYPDCYGIDMARLEDFVAFRAALELLKDTNQYQIVESVYDKCKKQVDLADTEVKNFVKEIYEPFTDQQISDKIAELLSEPEVKTKVKIIYQTVENLHKAIPDNLGDWYFTGDYPTPGGNRVVNRAFINFFEGNKDRAY
- a CDS encoding PfkB family carbohydrate kinase; this translates as MSKLLIVGTVAFDAIETPFGKTDKILGGAATYIGLSSAQFDVDNAIVSVVGDDFPQEHLDLLTSNGINIDGLEVVKGGKTFFWSGKYHNDLNTRDTLDTQLNVLADFNPVVPQAYKDAEIIMLGNLHPLVQLSVLEQVENPKLVVLDTMNFWMDNAWDDLMNVIAKVDVITINDEEARQLTNEHSLVKAARKIEKLGPKYVVIKKGEHGALLFHKDQIFFAPALPLEEVFDPTGAGDTFAGGFTGYLAKTEDLSFENLKNAVIYGSGMASFCVEKFGTERMIELKQDEIQERLKEFKSLTQFDIELTPTKAL
- the rnhA gene encoding ribonuclease HI, which encodes MNQPQVHIYTDGAARGNPGPGGYGVVMEWVGKPYRKEFAQGFKHTTNNRMELLAVIEALKKLKNPGTEVLVFTDSKYVVDSVKKGWVFSWEKKKFKERKNTDLWKKFLEEYRKQKVDFKWIKGHNNHLQNERCDFLAVTASKQPRLLLDEGFTES
- a CDS encoding phosphoribosylglycinamide formyltransferase, which produces MNSPQHRVSKKIVVFASGSGTNTENIIKYFQKSDLGNVVAVFSNKRSAKVLKRAHDLNVKALYFDKHAFVDTNEVLNVLKDINPDLIVLAGFLWLFPNKILRHFPNKVINIHPALLPKFGGKGMFGDRVHAAVIAEKEKETGITIHYVNEKYDEGEIIFQSTIPVEAHYKVTDVASKIHQLEYQHFPEVIQKLLESK
- a CDS encoding acyl carrier protein codes for the protein MSDIASRVKAIIVDKLGVDENEVVNEASFTNDLGADSLDTVELIMEFEKEFDIQIPDDQAENIATVGQAISYIEKAK
- the fabF gene encoding beta-ketoacyl-ACP synthase II → MELKRVVVTGLGALTPIGNNVEEYWNALVSGKSGSAPITYFDTEKFKTKFACELKNFNALDFFDRKEARKLDRFAQYAIVASDEAIKDSGIDLDVVNKHRVGVIWGAGIGGLETFQDEVINFSEGDGTPRFNPFFIPKMIADIAPGNISIRHGFMGANYTTVSACASAANAMFDALNNIRLGYSDVIVTGGSEAAVTKAGMGGFNSMHALSTRNESPETASRPFDATRDGFVLGEGAGALILEEYEHAKARGAKIYAEFVGGGLSSDAYHMTAPHPEGLGVIAVMESCLQNAGLKPEDVDHINTHGTSTPLGDVAELKAISKVFGEHAKNININSTKSMTGHLLGAAGGIEAVSAILAMKHGIVPPTINFEHADENIDPELNLTLNKAQKRDVKVVMSNTFGFGGHNACVLFKKLDE
- the rnc gene encoding ribonuclease III encodes the protein MSVIRNILNSRSSKDGNFFMAIQKILGFKPKNIGHYKKAFTHRSLNQKDQEGNAVNFERMEFLGDAMLSAVIAAYLFKTVPGGNEGYLTKMRSKIVSRKHLNELGKDLNLIDFVQTNIPKEQFGANIHGNLFEALIGAIYGDKGYKYCKKFIYDRVINPYVDIEQLEGKVISYKSLLIEWCQKTKKTFNFEVYDDTGNDEVKHFAVKLRIDERVVAKARATSKKKAEEKASKRAYYALQNKIEIN
- a CDS encoding IPExxxVDY family protein — its product is MLSHKLEFDDIDYYQLVAIHSSMEEYKMAYFLNKHLDLRLKRSHFDLDFNHGEIQALYPLFDFKEPENYRSYYLIKNKFKGSIKKVVSSGSLFIEEDMSSQITYLIPEYKEVDYFLKIEDDTEGEEQSIINKIAFIPQVITTYMVDINQLKSKNNLILD
- the pyk gene encoding pyruvate kinase — encoded protein: MPTNKRTKIVATLGPATSEKSVLKDMLEAGVNVFRINFSHADYEDVRERVKMIRELNEEFGYSAAILGDLQGPKLRVGVMKEEVIVNPGDNIVFATGKPFKGTAERVYMNYETFPQDVKKGERILLDDGKLIFEIVSTNKKDEVVTKVIQGGPLKSKKGVNLPNTNISLPALTEKDVKDAIFACELEVDWIALSFVRHAEDLMELQKLISEHSDHKIPIISKIEKPEGVKNIDKIVAYCDGLMVARGDLGVEIPAQEVPLIQKQLVLIAKKARIPVIIATQMMETMITSLTPTRAEVNDVANSVMDGADAVMLSGETSVGKYPVQVIEKMSQIIQSVENSPLIKVPHDPPHVRTKRYITKAICYHAAIMANEIKAKAICTLTNSGYTAFQISAWRPESNILVFTSNRRILSQLSLLWGVKAFYYDKFVSTDETIDDINEIARKNKYVAKGDFLINLAAMPITDRGMVNTLRVSEIE
- the dinB gene encoding DNA polymerase IV translates to MKEGLHHRKIIHVDMDAFYASVEQLDNPELVGKPIAVGGSAERGVVAAASYEARKFGVRSAMSSIIAKRNCPDLIFVKPRFERYKEVSTQIREIFLEYTDLVEPLSLDEAYLDVTENKKGNPSATLIAKEIRAKIKEKTGLNASAGISINKFIAKIASDHNKPNGQKTVHPEEIEEFLEKLQIRKFHGVGKVTAEKMYQFGIFNGFDLKQKSEEFLTEHFGKSGAHYYKVVRGIHLSEVKPDRIRKSLGAERTFDTNISSEIFMLERLQNISEEIEKRLKKGKVAGKTVTLKIKYSDFSQQTRSKTLSYFISDKDLILETAKELLYQEKMKESVRLLGITLSNLNTGKDEEKGNNKEIAVQLKFEF